The genomic window aaaaagAACATTGCATTGTATGGCTGCACCCATTAAGACCCATAACTCAATATCCGATCATCCGTCCAATTGGTTTGGTGCATAAGCATTATTAAGCAATAAATGATACAGCCACACCAACCATGGCATGTCCTTTCTGTACGTGTCTTATGCCTTGAATATACACACAACTTCAAAAAAACGTCCTAGTCCTTCGCATGATGTCCCACGGAATCCTCGTGGTTATTGATAATAACAACAAAAATTTAATAATTTACAATCTACCAACAACAATGAAAAATTCTCCCTTCTCCCTATATATAACAACAAGCATGGGTGAAACTGAGAAGGATAAGAAGAAACAAGGTTATAAAAGATCAAACATAGAGATCAAGTGATAAAACTAGGAAAGAAACCAAAAAGCAACAAAAAAATGGCTACTACTTTTACAGAGAAACAAGAAGCTTTGGTTAAGGAATCATGGGAATTGATGAAACAAAATATCCCTGAATTGAGTGTTCGTTTCTTCACCACGTAAGTTTTCTAATTTTCATTTCTTTCCGATATTTTTTGCGATTTTTAACCGATAATTGTCTTTTGGTTAACTTAATCAGTGTTATAGAGATCGCACCACAAGCGAAGCCTATGTTCTCATTCTTGAAGGATACAGATGAAATCCCACAGAACAACCCTAAGCTCAAAGCCCATGCTATGAAGGTTTTCAAGATggttagtaaaaaaaaaactctttcaaCTATTAAATCATCCTTCAATTCCGAATACTAATTTGATTCAATTTTCATAAAGACCTGCGAATCAGCTGTGCAACTACGGGAGAAAGGTGAAGTTGTCGTCGCCGACAGCACGTTAGCGTACCTGGGTGCAGTCCATGTTAAGAAAGGTGTTATCGATCCCCATTTCGAGGTACACACGGATTCCATATTAATTGGTGCGAATTAAATCTAGTTGCTTAATTAAGATTTTGTCATTAATGGAAtgaatttaatttgtgatttaggTGGTCAAGGAAGCACTGTTGAGGACACTGGAATCAGGATTAGGAGATAAGTGGAATGAAGAAATGAAATGTGCTTGGAGTGAAGCTTATGATCAATTGGCTACTGCTATCAAAGATGAGATGAAAGAAGAGAGGGCTAAAGCTGATGCCTAAACCAATTTTAGCTTTCgcttttcattttaatttggaaTTTGGTGATGTTGCTTGTGCTTGTGCTTGATATTTCCAACATGTTTTCCTTTGAATAATGATTGATTAATCAAGATTTGGGTGTGATTCTAAATCGAGTTTGCGGTTTGTTCACATATTCCTGTTTGTTTAATTCTGGACTGGGGCTGGGTGTTGCGCCCTGTTTGTTTGTTACCACCACTTAAATCCAATTCGATCTGGATTCTGGAATGGGGATGATATTTTGAGGCACTGCCATCTCAAAACCTTGTGGTTTGCTTGTACTCTTTGGAGTCAACATATGTAAAATGCAGACCAAATTACCGTAATTTTTTCACCAACAAACAAAGAAGAGACGGCCACCAAAATGTGTTGGATAACTCTATATTTCATGTACATCTTGACAACACCATGTTATCAACTGTATTGGCATCAATCAGTCTTATTCATTCTTAATATGACCCGTTCTCCTTTTCAATCAAGACCTGTCATTTTTTTCATCCACTCAACCTTTCAAACCAAGTCCTCCAATACTTCCCGTCTCTAGCTGAAACAAAAACACATAACAGAAGCACATAATAGAAGCAGAGATTAAGaataggaaaaaaagaaaaaaaaaaaagaaaaggaggcTTGTTGATACCGCCATAAATATTCTTGAGTATTTATGGTTATTCATGAACGCAAGAGGAAGTATTTTTTTGAGTTCCTTAAGGGTATTTTGGATTTTGCTAGGTTCTTTATGGTTGGTATTTTCCCTAGAGCAGTGTTGTCCCGCGCTGTTGAGCGGGAAAACTAAATAAGCAAGCAGGCTTTATAACCCTTGGATTACAATGGACATTCCAGATATGTTATTCAGTTTTTTCTGTCTGATAAAGGACAACTGGTGCACACTATCACAGTGAAATTTTGTTAACAGATCCTCGGGCTTAATTCATAATTCTTAAATCACCATCACTTAAAACTCTTCATCCTAACTATATCACATTGGTTTtgatcttgttagagcactgctcggtcgaactcgcaagcgttgccatctcaaacttgtttatcaagtttaggtgatctaaactataagtcttgatttctagtctacttatagctatgtattagactaggatagaatgtgtagttgagctttagacttcacgacgttcatcgattgaagacgaagatctaaagatatgtggagactaaaacttatctatcactcagaagtctattttattctatctcctattgagactaagtcgtatagctagatagacttttacattacacacatttgatatttcgagctgagtttaactcgcttattatctttctcgaaatatgtgttggaagcttttttctttagctacattcatcattattcttgacgagtttagttggaaacaatttatttgttggaaactatataatgagtcaaaagaagatcatgtgaaaattgtcttgaaacatcttacatgatttttgtgaggcagtcatttgatgtagactcggaatgtttcgtattgatcattcgatcacttgaaaattacttataagataatagtttgtgtgagacagctattgtcgtcttctaaggatgtttcaatgattgaaatgggagtttagaaaaattaaccattgtccggatatagcacagtatacataccagtatgcaaactgttgtggtatgatttagGTCCGTAAACcaggtttgcataccagtatgcgaacgattttaactgttaaagtccgggaaccaagtatgtatACCAGTAcatgaacggttctacctgatttaggtccgggacgacagtatgcataccggtttgcgaactttcggacaagaccaaagttcggaacttaagtttgcgtacccgtttgcaaactaagttggtttatgttctaaaatcggtgaaATAtggtttcatactcatgaacaaatacatatataaattaaggaatgcaatctttgcaaaccgtggcttgatGTTCATGAgtttattcttttgaatcaatcggagtttgtttcaattgtgtcttttatacttctatgagaatataaacaattgaacaactctataagaaaaacaattagattcatatgattatcatttgatctagaagtgttagatgaatgtggataatacaaaagtgttcatatatctaacttcggttaactattgttggctacggttacccatatctaaatgaaggtatatttcgtttgtgtgttacaagctaataccatctaacggtggatagatattgctttggttttaagcaaacttagcttgaatcttaaatcaggttttcatctaacggtgaatattgattgctttgtttcaaagctatcaaaccttatttgaagactatataatggagaactctagcaactggaaaacctaatccccacacctcctgtgtgatactagttgcgtactagagtcgattctcctttaacccagtgatagacgcatttttgtgtctaatttgtcctcaatgttccgtattgttagtactcgatttcgtacttattatggtgttttgtgtgtttgtaggtatttttttggaaataaatattgttggaaaattcggctcgaaaagttgctcggagtacccctggaggacatttgctatacggacccccacttttgctaaggagcacccacgaCTATGTGTAGCTTATTTTTCtatagcacccactggttatttggcacccaagacgttggataagggctacccatcttcatcgtttcaaaactcttgttttggcgggaaacaatgGCAGCAAGAACACATTTCTGGTTCGAGTTTTTGGTGATGATTTAGCCAGACTCAatagctggaattgcatgggaagacttgactgagcctaacaggattggtatgggtcatcgattcgattaaatttggctagaacccGTGTTGAAGTGAAGCAGCGAAGATACATGCGAACACGACCTGgatggagatattcacgggatttggaGAGTTTCGTGAGACTACACCATGTTCTGAGTCATGCAGAGACGTGTTGGAACGTGTTTGCAGAGAGTtaacgcg from Papaver somniferum cultivar HN1 unplaced genomic scaffold, ASM357369v1 unplaced-scaffold_19, whole genome shotgun sequence includes these protein-coding regions:
- the LOC113339004 gene encoding non-symbiotic hemoglobin 2-like encodes the protein MATTFTEKQEALVKESWELMKQNIPELSVRFFTTVIEIAPQAKPMFSFLKDTDEIPQNNPKLKAHAMKVFKMTCESAVQLREKGEVVVADSTLAYLGAVHVKKGVIDPHFEVVKEALLRTLESGLGDKWNEEMKCAWSEAYDQLATAIKDEMKEERAKADA